In Mytilus edulis chromosome 13, xbMytEdul2.2, whole genome shotgun sequence, a single window of DNA contains:
- the LOC139499900 gene encoding uncharacterized protein, translated as MMARRPFLLVITWCGIFTMLNLLLMFNDIKVKEEYTLLYLSNINITTNNINITTNNINITTNNYSQVVKYEDGTNELIRSTWPFRVKSKIKDDYLKDGYHFPKHLCNSESLNESKMDAVFKGSIMPIYKHQLAYCRVYKGGSTFWRRLLHCLDKDLKVSPFSIKPQDENRKYRRTYALNSMNWIYNMLRVKKSFMFTRNPYSRILSAYIDKLYSPNPYFWKTLGVNIMKTIRNRTSCGSDVTFRDLVEYIIQTPIERLDDHFIPISSICRPCKVQYSYIGKMENFLNDTLNIFNKFGINSTYYIKHNFSELYKYDAIYDTVQAVIAFRQQSDRCMNRYSGLNRIWRKLQTRGIISENYSLPLNKKESQNISSSQLMTLILKTNKISKKEDLLLQRQKMFVDAYNTIPIDSMYKLQNVYKNDFKLFGYDAFPDSLFGQRSKIKTDMFMP; from the exons ATGATGGCTCGACGCCCCTTTTTACTGGTCATAACTTGGTGTGGTATTTTCACAATGCTGAATCTTCTGCTTATGTTCAAtg ATATAAAAGTCAAGGAGGAGTATACGCTGCTTTATCTCAGTAATATCAATATCACTACAAACAATATCAATATCACTACAAACAATATCAATATCACTACAAACAACTATTCTCAAGTAGTGAAATATGAAGACGGTACAAATGAG TTGATCAGATCAACATGGCCGTTTCGGGTCAAATCAAAGATTAAAGACGACTATTTGAAAGATGGTTACCATTTTCCAAAACATCTATGTAATTCAGAATCATTAAATGAAAGCAAAATGGATGCAGTTTTTAAGGGCAGTATAATGCCAATATACAAACACCAGCTTGCCTATTGTAGAGTTTATAAGGGAGGATCGACGTTCTGGAGACGTCTCCTTCATTGCTTAGACAAAGACTTAAAAGTATCCCCTTTCAGTATAAAACCACAAGACGAAAACAGGAAATATCGTCGTACCTATGCATTGAACAGCATGAACTGGATATATAATATGTTGAGAGTGAAGAAAAGTTTTATGTTCACCAGGAATCCTTATTCACGTATTTTGTCAGCGTACATCGATAAATTATACTCACCTAATCCGTATTTTTGGAAAACGCTTGGTGTCAACATTATGAAAACAATTCGTAATAGAACCTCGTGTGGCAGTGATGTTACGTTCAGAGACCTAGTGGAGTATATAATTCAAACACCAATAGAACGTTTGGATGATCACTTTATACCCATAAGTTCTATATGTAGACCATGTAAAGTCCAATATAGTTATATTGGCAAAATGGAAAATTTTCTCAATGATACTTTGaatatatttaacaaatttgGAATAAACTCAACGTATTACATAAAACACAATTTTAGCGAACTTTATAAATATGATGCCATATACGATACTGTACAAGCTGTTATTGCTTTTCGACAACAGTCTGATAGATGCATGAATCGATATTCTGGATTGAATCGAATTTGGAGAAAGTTACAGACAAGGGGAATAATTTCGGAGAATTATTCTCTCCCCTTAAATAAAAAAGAGTCGCAAAACATATCATCATCACAATTAATGAcacttattttgaaaacaaataaaatatcaaaaaaggaGGATCTTTTATTACAAAGACAGAAAATGTTTGTTGATGCGTATAACACTATTCCTATTGATTCTATGTACAAACTACAGAATGTGTATAAAAATGACTTCAAACTGTTCGGATATGATGCTTTTCCAGATTCTTTGTTTGGACAACGTTCCAAGATAAAGACGGATATGTTTATGCCCTAA